A window of Candidatus Scalindua japonica genomic DNA:
TAACGATTCTTCTTTTTCTAAAAAGGTATTCTTGTAAATGTGTTTTTCTATCCACGTGATATGTGACGGTTGAACTTCAGAGTGCATTTTACCTGTTTCAACAAGATGTCTATGGTAATCAGTATTCGGAAAGGGTATTACAAGATCGAAAGTAGAGTTATAACTTTTAATTTCGTTCTGAAGGAATTCAAATGTTTCCATTACGGACTGGATATTTGCATCTTTAAGCCCTACAAGAGTATATGTACGAGCTAAAATGTTGTGCTTTCTGAAAAGTCTGGCAGCCGTTCTTATCTGTTCCAGAGTGATTTCTTTTTTATTTGAGTCTAAGACTTTCTGATTGGCGCACTCTACTCCATAGCCTGTATAGATACAACCCGCTTGTGACATGAGTGAAACGAGTTCCTCGTTTAGATTAGAAACACGGGTATTGGTTTCCCAGATTATATCCAGTTTTTCCCTTATAATCGCACGCAGTAATTCTTTCGCAAAATACATATCTGATGCTAATTCATTATCGAAAATCCGAATAAACCTCATTCCATAAGATCGTAATCTCTTTAATTCTTCTACTATTGAGGAAACAGAACGGGAATTCCATGACCGTTCTGATAATTTTCCAAAATGGCAGAAAATGCAGTGATGATTACATCCATCGGTAGCTAATAACTGCTGGTGGTTATAGAGATGCATAGGCATTAAGTCATATGCCGGTAGTGGGATATCTTTACTTAATATATTATTACCGGTTACCTTTGAAAACCAGTCACCGAAGAATACTCTGACATGAGGCGCTCTTTCCATAACCCACTTTTCAAATGGTTCATTGATCAGATATATGAGTTCGGAATCCCATCCTATATTAAAGGAAGTAGATTTGCGGAAACTAACAGGATTTACTGTTGCAATAATAATTTCAGGAGAGAAGGCTCTTATTCTTTCTATCACCTGAGTGGAAGAAAGATCCGATGCCATCGCGTCAAGGAAAAGAACTTCGTCTCCACGTTTTTTCATCAATGAGCTCAGGACT
This region includes:
- a CDS encoding B12-binding domain-containing radical SAM protein, coding for MKTLILKPNDGSVVEINGTTNFSSHGDKVFPWSLGVLSSLMKKRGDEVLFLDAMASDLSSTQVIERIRAFSPEIIIATVNPVSFRKSTSFNIGWDSELIYLINEPFEKWVMERAPHVRVFFGDWFSKVTGNNILSKDIPLPAYDLMPMHLYNHQQLLATDGCNHHCIFCHFGKLSERSWNSRSVSSIVEELKRLRSYGMRFIRIFDNELASDMYFAKELLRAIIREKLDIIWETNTRVSNLNEELVSLMSQAGCIYTGYGVECANQKVLDSNKKEITLEQIRTAARLFRKHNILARTYTLVGLKDANIQSVMETFEFLQNEIKSYNSTFDLVIPFPNTDYHRHLVETGKMHSEVQPSHITWIEKHIYKNTFLEKEESLKPEWNYDAISFEDACTLEHGLRTRIQMNTQWRKLNALVRRGPKGVRFLAAQTKYSRRLLRQLWN